The sequence CAGAATCTCCCACACAAGTAATGTACCGCTCCAAACAAAGTTTGCGGGATGTTAAAGACCAAGCATGGCAAGTTGTACTGTTTAAGCGACTCAAGATGGGTGCGGTGGACCTGACTGCCTGACAGAAGTAGGTGAAAGCCAATAGCCGCGGGGAATTTGTGAAAAAGGGTAGAGGGACATGAGAGGCTAGAGTTACCACACAACAGCCATCTATTCATGACAA comes from Funiculus sociatus GB2-C1 and encodes:
- a CDS encoding DUF3122 domain-containing protein, which produces MVLGWRIFTGLCLCIYLMLGNSAPAFASIHTYPESPTQVMYRSKQSLRDVKDQAWQVVLFKRLKMGAVDLTA